A single Pan paniscus chromosome 21, NHGRI_mPanPan1-v2.0_pri, whole genome shotgun sequence DNA region contains:
- the GFRA4 gene encoding GDNF family receptor alpha-4 codes for MVRCLGPALLLPLLLGSVSSVGGNRCVDAAEACTADARCQRLRSEYVAQCLGRAAQGGCPRARCRRALRRFFARGPPALTHALLFCPCAGPACAERRRQTFVPSCAFSGPGPAPPSCLEPLNFCERSRVCRPRLLAFQVSCTPAPSAPDGCLLDQGARCLRAYAGLVGTAVTPNYVDNVSARVAPWCDCGASGNRREDCEAFRGLFTRNRCLDGAIQAFASGWPPVLLDQLNPQGDPEHSLLQVSSTGRALERRSLLSILPVLALPALL; via the exons GGTCGGTGAGCTCGGTCGGAGGGAACCGATGTGTGGACGCGGCCGAAGCCTGCACGGCGGACGCGCGGTGCCAGCGTTTGCGCTCCGAGTATGTGGCGCAGTGCCTGGGCCGGGCAGCGCAGGGGGGCTGTCCCCGCGCCCGCTGCCGCCGGGCCCTGCGCCGCTTCTTCGCCCGCGGGCCGCCCGCGCTCACCCACGCACTGCTCTTCTGCCCGTGCGCGGGCCCCGCGTGCGCCGAGCGTCGGCGCCAGACCTTCGTGCCCTCCTGCGCCTTTTCGGGGCCCGGCCCCGCGCCGCCCTCCTGCCTTGAGCCCTTAAACTTCTGCGAGCGCAGCCGGGTCTGCAG GCCTCGCCTCCTGGCCTTTCAGGTCTCGTGCACCCCAGCGCCCAGCGCCCCCGACGGCTGCCTGCTGGACCAGGGCGCCCGCTGCCTGCGCGCCTACGCGGGCCTCGTGG GCACCGCCGTCACCCCTAACTACGTGGACAACGTGAGCGCGCGCGTGGCGCCCTGGTGCGACTGCGGAGCCAGCGGGAACCGGCGTGAGGACTGCGAAGCCTTCCGGGGGCTCTTTACAAGGAACCGCTGCTTGG ATGGTGCCATTCAGGCCTTTGCCAGCGGGTGGCCCCCAGTCCTGCTGGACCAGCTGAACCCCCAGGGAGACCCGGAGCACAGCCTCCTGCAG GTGTCCTCCACAGGCAGGGCCCTGGAGAGACGCTCCCTGCTCTCCATACTTCCTGTCCTGGCTCTCCCGGCCCTGCTCTGA